From the Pseudomonas baltica genome, one window contains:
- a CDS encoding ATP-binding protein yields MLTPSSDEFVFPSRGELSTGVAPMIGGGHMGDLVRETDWSPTPLGDYNSWPASLRTALSLVLNAKGIASLYWGEQQWLLYNDAYGLALGDRHPLAFGRPMPEVLTDIGPVLGPQVAEVLRTGKGFAIENLSMIMNRHGQDEETVWTYSFSPIQGESGGFAGVLLLATEMTQQVLADRERDKAEVARVQAVSQLKELNARLEAEVTRRTEDRNRLWLLSSDIMIRCTFEGLITAVNPAWTDLLGWQADELIGQTIFELIHPDDLEHTLKAVSLSATGHAYARFDNRYRHKDGSYRWISWSTQPDDQQINAVGRDFTAEHDAAQALAKAEEALRQSQKLEAIGQLTGGVAHDFNNLLTVIKSSAELLKKPDLSNERRSRYISAISDTVERAANVTGQLLAFARRQALKPEVFFACGSVRSWAGMIGTLVGPQIEIALDLPEQSNFIRADPNQFDTALVNMALNARDAMHGQGRLTLRVYAAEQLPAVRTHPAIAGDYVAVSISDTGCGIPPENLEQIFEPFYTTKGVGKGTGLGLSQVFGFAKQSGGEIVVTSTIGQGSTFTLYLPRVVQPAETPTALDAVAPINGHGTGVLVVEDNIDVGTFTVQSLSDLGYVPFLAHNAQEALAELAKDALRFDIVFSDVVMPGMSGIELRQEIQRLYSDLPVVLATGYSHALAQNGASGLELVHKPYSVEQLSSVLQQVLRATRQGT; encoded by the coding sequence ATGCTCACGCCTTCTTCTGATGAGTTCGTTTTCCCCTCCAGGGGAGAGTTGAGTACGGGCGTTGCGCCCATGATCGGTGGCGGCCACATGGGCGACCTGGTGCGAGAGACAGATTGGTCGCCAACCCCTTTGGGCGATTACAACAGCTGGCCCGCCTCTCTGCGCACAGCATTGTCGCTGGTGTTGAATGCCAAAGGCATCGCTTCTCTGTATTGGGGAGAACAGCAGTGGCTTCTGTACAACGATGCCTATGGTCTTGCCTTGGGGGACCGGCATCCTTTGGCTTTCGGACGGCCTATGCCCGAGGTCCTAACCGACATCGGTCCTGTTCTTGGTCCTCAAGTTGCCGAAGTGCTTAGAACGGGTAAAGGGTTTGCCATCGAGAACTTGTCCATGATCATGAATCGGCATGGTCAGGATGAGGAGACCGTGTGGACCTACAGCTTCTCACCTATACAAGGGGAGAGCGGCGGGTTTGCCGGCGTCCTCCTGCTGGCTACCGAAATGACTCAACAGGTCCTAGCCGATCGCGAAAGAGATAAAGCAGAGGTGGCTCGCGTTCAAGCAGTTTCACAGCTGAAGGAGCTGAATGCTCGGCTCGAAGCAGAGGTAACTCGGCGCACCGAGGATCGAAACAGGCTCTGGTTACTGTCTTCCGATATCATGATTCGGTGTACGTTTGAGGGATTGATCACCGCTGTGAACCCTGCGTGGACTGATCTGTTAGGTTGGCAGGCGGATGAGTTGATTGGTCAGACAATTTTTGAACTGATTCACCCTGATGACTTGGAACATACCTTAAAGGCAGTCAGCCTGTCGGCCACCGGGCATGCTTACGCTCGGTTCGATAACCGCTACCGCCACAAAGACGGCAGCTACCGATGGATTTCGTGGTCGACCCAGCCGGATGACCAGCAAATAAATGCAGTGGGACGTGATTTCACGGCTGAGCACGACGCCGCGCAAGCATTGGCCAAAGCAGAGGAAGCCTTACGGCAATCTCAGAAACTCGAAGCGATTGGTCAACTCACAGGAGGCGTAGCCCACGACTTCAATAATCTGCTGACGGTGATCAAATCGTCTGCGGAGTTACTCAAAAAGCCTGATCTTTCAAATGAGCGGCGTTCTCGATATATTTCTGCCATCTCGGATACTGTAGAGCGTGCAGCCAACGTAACGGGACAGCTCCTCGCTTTTGCGAGGAGGCAGGCGCTAAAACCCGAGGTATTTTTCGCCTGTGGTAGCGTGCGCTCGTGGGCCGGCATGATAGGAACACTGGTGGGACCTCAGATTGAGATCGCGCTCGATCTCCCCGAGCAGAGCAATTTCATTCGTGCCGACCCCAATCAGTTCGATACCGCGTTGGTGAATATGGCCCTCAATGCTCGGGATGCCATGCACGGCCAAGGGCGCCTCACGTTGCGAGTTTACGCAGCAGAGCAATTGCCTGCCGTGCGAACGCATCCTGCTATTGCCGGCGATTACGTTGCTGTTTCGATTAGTGACACCGGCTGCGGTATCCCTCCAGAAAATCTGGAGCAAATTTTTGAGCCGTTCTACACCACCAAGGGCGTAGGCAAAGGGACCGGGCTTGGGCTCTCCCAAGTCTTCGGTTTTGCGAAACAGTCGGGCGGCGAAATCGTAGTGACAAGCACGATCGGCCAAGGCAGCACATTCACTCTCTATCTGCCCCGCGTAGTCCAGCCCGCCGAAACCCCAACCGCTCTTGATGCTGTTGCGCCCATTAACGGGCATGGGACCGGCGTGTTAGTGGTAGAAGACAATATCGATGTGGGTACCTTCACGGTTCAATCGCTCTCTGACCTCGGCTATGTCCCCTTCCTGGCTCACAACGCTCAGGAAGCACTTGCCGAATTGGCAAAGGATGCTCTCCGATTTGATATCGTATTTTCTGACGTGGTCATGCCAGGCATGAGCGGTATCGAGTTAAGGCAAGAAATTCAACGCTTGTACTCAGATTTGCCGGTGGTGCTGGCTACCGGATACAGTCACGCGCTTGCGCAGAATGGCGCCTCGGGTCTTGAGCTTGTGCATAAACCCTATTCCGTTGAGCAGCTATCGAGCGTGCTTCAACAGGTGCTCCGCGCGACAAGGCAAGGAACGTAA